The following proteins are co-located in the Polymorphospora rubra genome:
- a CDS encoding M20/M25/M40 family metallo-hydrolase yields MTDPLTPRVAGDRLYARGAYDMKAGLAAALIACRQAARDGLAGEVVVAAVADEEHASRGVRDVLAAGGLDVDAAIVTEPTELAVAVGHRGFVWSEIEVTGRAAHGSRPHLGVDAILKAGPVLVALAELDTRLRKTVHPLLGSGNLHGSLIEGGREESTIPDRCLITVERRTLPGETVADVERDLAELLDRCRAADPELAVTSRTTLARDPFETDPSAPVVTALGAAVARVTGRAPEVTGMSYWADSGFLAAAGIPTVLFGPGGDGAHAEVEWVSLADTVACADTLIAVTRSFCGGFEPRGADLDR; encoded by the coding sequence ATGACCGACCCGCTGACGCCCCGGGTCGCCGGCGACCGGCTCTACGCCCGCGGCGCGTACGACATGAAGGCCGGCCTGGCCGCGGCGCTGATCGCCTGCCGGCAGGCGGCCCGTGACGGGCTGGCCGGTGAGGTGGTCGTCGCGGCCGTCGCCGACGAGGAACACGCCAGCCGGGGCGTGCGGGACGTGCTCGCCGCCGGCGGGCTGGACGTCGACGCGGCGATCGTCACCGAACCGACCGAGTTGGCGGTCGCGGTCGGCCACCGTGGCTTCGTCTGGAGCGAGATCGAGGTGACCGGCCGGGCCGCGCACGGCTCCCGCCCACACCTCGGCGTCGACGCGATCCTCAAGGCCGGACCGGTGCTCGTCGCCCTCGCCGAACTCGACACCCGCCTGCGGAAGACCGTCCACCCGCTGCTCGGCAGCGGCAACCTGCACGGCTCACTGATCGAGGGCGGGCGGGAGGAGTCGACGATCCCGGACCGCTGCCTGATCACCGTCGAGCGGCGTACGCTGCCCGGCGAAACCGTCGCCGACGTCGAACGTGACCTCGCCGAACTGCTCGACCGGTGCCGGGCCGCCGACCCCGAGCTGGCCGTCACCAGCCGTACGACGTTGGCCCGCGACCCGTTCGAGACCGACCCGTCGGCACCGGTCGTGACCGCGCTGGGGGCGGCCGTCGCGCGGGTGACCGGGCGGGCGCCCGAGGTGACCGGGATGAGCTACTGGGCCGACTCGGGCTTCCTGGCCGCCGCCGGCATCCCGACCGTCCTGTTCGGACCGGGTGGGGACGGCGCGCACGCCGAGGTCGAATGGGTCAGCCTTGCCGACACGGTCGCCTGCGCCGACACCCTGATCGCCGTCACCCGGTCGTTCTGCGGCGGGTTCGAGCCACGAGGCGCCGACCTCGATCGGTGA
- the metH gene encoding methionine synthase has protein sequence MVAGRAETLRSLLEQRILVLDGAWGTMLQGAALTPADYRGDRFADHGHDLTGDPDLLNLTRPDVILDIHRQYLAAGADITTTNTFTATSIGQADYGMESAVREMNVAGARLARQAADEAGGKFVAGSVGPLNVTLSLSPKVDDPAFRSVTYDQVKAAYAEQIAALAEGGVDVLLIETIFDTLNCKAAITAAREVAPDLPLWISVTIVDLSGRTLSGQTVEAFWAAVAHAEPLFVGLNCSLGASEMRPHMEAMAKIAGTYTACYPNAGLPNAFGGYDEQPHDTARLLGEFAEAGFVNVVGGCCGTTPAHIARIAEKVATLPPRRAVAQPPASRFSGLEPFDITSDTGFVMIGERTNVTGSARFRRLIEADDHQGAVDVALEQVRGGANLLDVNMDADLLDGEQAMTTFLNLIATEPEVARIPVMIDSSRWSVLEAGLKCVQGKAVVNSISLKEGEEQFLEQARRIRDYGAGAVVMAFDEQGQADTVERKVAICARAYDLLTEQAGFAPEDIIFDPNVLAVATGIEEHNGYAKAFIEALPLIKERCPGARTSGGISNLSFSFRGNDVVREAMHSAFLLHAIRAGLDMGIVNAGQLVVYEDIPADLLELVEDVIFDRRPDATDRLVSFAETVKGAGTKRAVDLSWREAPVEKRLAHALVHGIVDFIEEDTEQARLEAARPLDVIEGPLMDGMKVVGDLFGAGKMFLPQVVKSARVMKRSVAYLEPYMEEEKQAAIRENRVGGGRAQGKVVMATVKGDVHDIGKNIVGVVLGCNNYEVIDLGVMVPAAKILDTAVAERADAIGLSGLITPSLDEMVNVAKEMDRRGIRLPLLIGGATTSKQHTAVRIAPAYTGSTVHVLDASRVVGVVSDLLDPVRSDKLDTANREEQERLREQHAAKEKRPLMSLAEARANRVRLDFADLPTPPFTGTRTVEPALAEVRALIDWQFFFTAWELKGKFPAILDEPAARELYDDAIAMLDEIMAGDLLRVRGVYGFWPAHTEGDDIVLADGTRFPQLRQQALWEGGRPNRSLADFVAPADGGDHIGAFAVSVHGADELAAGYEAEHDDYRAIMVKAIADRLAEAAAEYVHLAARRGWYEPEANPSLADLHAERFRGIRPAFGYPACPDHTEKDKLFKILDATSLGMGLTESYAMTPAASVSGLLFAHPESRYFAIGRIDRDQVEEYAARKGVGVAEMERWLRPNLSYDPS, from the coding sequence ATGGTGGCGGGACGCGCGGAAACCCTCAGAAGCCTTCTTGAGCAGCGGATTCTCGTACTCGACGGGGCGTGGGGGACGATGCTGCAGGGCGCCGCCCTGACCCCGGCGGACTACCGCGGCGACCGATTCGCCGATCATGGCCACGACCTGACCGGCGACCCCGATCTGCTGAATCTCACCCGGCCGGACGTGATCCTCGACATCCACCGCCAATACCTGGCGGCCGGTGCCGACATCACCACCACCAACACGTTCACCGCGACCAGCATCGGCCAGGCCGACTACGGCATGGAGTCGGCCGTACGCGAGATGAACGTCGCCGGTGCGCGGCTGGCCCGGCAGGCCGCCGACGAGGCCGGCGGAAAGTTCGTCGCCGGCTCGGTCGGACCGCTCAACGTCACCCTGTCGCTGTCGCCCAAGGTCGACGACCCGGCGTTCCGCTCGGTGACGTACGACCAGGTGAAGGCGGCGTACGCGGAGCAGATCGCGGCGCTGGCCGAGGGCGGCGTCGACGTACTGCTGATCGAGACGATCTTCGACACGCTCAACTGCAAGGCGGCGATCACGGCGGCCCGCGAGGTGGCCCCGGACCTGCCGCTGTGGATCTCGGTCACCATCGTCGACCTGAGCGGGCGCACCCTGTCCGGGCAGACGGTCGAGGCGTTCTGGGCGGCCGTCGCGCACGCCGAGCCGCTCTTCGTGGGGCTCAACTGCTCGCTCGGCGCCAGCGAGATGCGTCCGCACATGGAGGCGATGGCGAAGATCGCCGGCACCTACACCGCCTGCTACCCCAACGCCGGGCTGCCGAACGCGTTCGGCGGCTACGACGAGCAGCCCCACGACACCGCCCGGCTGCTGGGCGAGTTCGCCGAGGCCGGCTTCGTCAACGTGGTCGGCGGCTGCTGCGGCACCACCCCGGCGCACATCGCGCGGATCGCCGAGAAGGTCGCCACGCTGCCGCCCCGACGGGCGGTCGCACAGCCGCCCGCGTCGCGGTTCAGCGGGCTCGAGCCGTTCGATATCACCTCGGACACCGGGTTCGTGATGATCGGCGAGCGGACCAACGTCACCGGTTCGGCCCGGTTCCGCCGGCTGATCGAGGCCGACGACCACCAGGGCGCCGTCGACGTCGCGCTGGAGCAGGTACGCGGCGGCGCCAACCTGCTCGACGTGAACATGGACGCCGACCTGCTCGACGGCGAGCAGGCCATGACGACGTTCCTCAACCTGATCGCCACCGAGCCCGAGGTGGCCCGGATCCCGGTCATGATCGACAGCTCGCGGTGGAGCGTGCTGGAGGCCGGGCTCAAGTGCGTGCAGGGCAAGGCCGTGGTTAACTCGATCAGCCTCAAGGAGGGCGAGGAGCAGTTCCTCGAGCAGGCCCGACGGATCCGTGACTACGGTGCCGGCGCGGTCGTGATGGCCTTCGACGAGCAGGGCCAGGCCGACACGGTCGAGCGCAAGGTGGCGATCTGCGCCCGGGCCTACGACCTGCTGACGGAGCAGGCCGGATTCGCGCCCGAGGACATCATCTTCGACCCGAACGTGCTCGCGGTCGCCACCGGCATCGAGGAGCACAACGGCTACGCCAAGGCGTTCATCGAGGCGCTTCCACTGATCAAGGAACGCTGCCCGGGGGCACGGACCAGCGGCGGCATCTCGAACCTGTCGTTCTCGTTCCGGGGCAACGACGTCGTACGCGAGGCGATGCACTCCGCGTTCCTGCTGCACGCCATCCGGGCCGGCCTGGACATGGGCATCGTCAACGCCGGCCAACTGGTCGTCTACGAGGACATCCCGGCCGACCTGCTCGAACTCGTCGAAGACGTGATCTTCGACCGGCGGCCGGACGCCACCGACCGGCTGGTCTCGTTCGCCGAGACGGTCAAGGGGGCCGGCACGAAGCGCGCCGTCGACCTCTCCTGGCGCGAGGCGCCGGTCGAGAAGCGGCTGGCGCACGCGCTGGTGCACGGCATCGTCGACTTCATCGAGGAGGACACCGAGCAGGCCCGGCTGGAGGCGGCCCGACCGCTCGACGTCATCGAGGGTCCGCTGATGGACGGCATGAAGGTCGTCGGCGACCTCTTCGGCGCCGGCAAGATGTTCCTCCCCCAGGTGGTCAAGAGCGCGCGGGTGATGAAGCGCTCGGTGGCCTACCTGGAGCCGTACATGGAGGAGGAGAAGCAGGCCGCGATCCGGGAGAACCGGGTCGGGGGCGGCCGCGCCCAGGGCAAGGTCGTGATGGCCACCGTCAAGGGCGACGTGCACGACATCGGCAAGAACATCGTCGGCGTGGTGCTCGGCTGCAACAACTACGAGGTCATCGACCTCGGCGTGATGGTGCCCGCCGCGAAGATCCTCGACACCGCGGTCGCCGAGCGCGCCGACGCGATCGGCCTGTCCGGGCTGATCACCCCGTCGCTCGACGAGATGGTCAACGTCGCCAAGGAGATGGACCGGCGCGGCATCCGGCTGCCGCTGCTGATCGGCGGGGCGACCACGTCGAAGCAGCACACCGCCGTAAGGATCGCGCCGGCGTACACCGGCTCGACCGTGCACGTGCTCGACGCGTCGCGGGTCGTCGGCGTCGTCTCCGACCTGCTCGACCCGGTCCGGTCGGACAAGCTCGACACGGCCAACCGCGAGGAGCAGGAGCGGCTGCGCGAGCAGCACGCCGCCAAGGAGAAGCGGCCGCTGATGTCGCTGGCCGAGGCCCGCGCCAACCGGGTACGCCTCGACTTCGCCGACCTGCCGACCCCGCCGTTCACCGGCACCCGTACGGTCGAGCCGGCGCTGGCCGAGGTGCGCGCGCTGATCGACTGGCAGTTCTTCTTCACCGCCTGGGAGCTGAAGGGCAAGTTCCCGGCGATCCTCGACGAGCCGGCCGCTCGCGAACTCTACGACGACGCGATCGCCATGCTCGACGAGATCATGGCCGGCGACCTGCTGCGGGTCCGTGGCGTCTACGGGTTCTGGCCGGCCCACACCGAGGGTGACGACATCGTGCTCGCCGACGGCACCCGGTTCCCGCAGCTGCGCCAGCAGGCGCTGTGGGAGGGCGGCCGTCCCAACCGCAGCCTCGCCGACTTCGTCGCCCCGGCGGACGGCGGTGACCACATCGGCGCGTTCGCCGTCTCGGTGCACGGCGCCGACGAGCTGGCCGCCGGCTACGAGGCCGAGCACGACGACTACCGGGCCATCATGGTCAAGGCGATCGCCGACCGGCTCGCCGAGGCCGCCGCCGAATACGTGCACCTCGCCGCCCGGCGCGGCTGGTACGAGCCGGAAGCGAACCCGTCGCTCGCGGACCTGCACGCCGAGCGGTTCCGGGGCATCCGGCCCGCGTTCGGCTACCCGGCCTGCCCCGACCACACCGAGAAGGACAAGCTCTTCAAGATCCTCGACGCGACGAGCCTGGGCATGGGCCTGACCGAGTCGTACGCGATGACACCGGCGGCCAGCGTCAGCGGTCTGCTGTTCGCGCACCCGGAGTCGCGCTACTTCGCGATCGGTCGGATCGACCGGGACCAGGTCGAGGAGTACGCCGCCCGCAAGGGCGTCGGCGTCGCCGAAATGGAACGCTGGCTACGCCCCAACCTCTCCTACGACCCGTCCTGA
- a CDS encoding aldehyde dehydrogenase family protein, translating to MPVTVTSRIAGKPVDQGEPAGPDGWYRSVDPADTGQVVADVMLGTADTYLAACRAARDAQPAWADVPAPVRGRAVGHIGRLVEANAEALAALLTREIGKPYAEALGEVREIVDTCDFFLGEGRRLYGQTVPSEMPDKQLFTFRNPVGVVNVITAGNFPAAVPAWYVVPALLAGNTVVWKPAEYAAATSLALYELFVRAGLPDGVLNIVFADGGTTFDGLSRALDERLVDKVGFTGSSAVGARIGELCGRHLQTPCLELGGKNPMVVTPTADLDLAVRGALFSGFGTAGQRCTSLGTVIVHETRHAEFLARFTEAVAAAPVGDPTAAVVFGPLIDERFARRFEDYLGWIRPHHTVSGSPHTGRITTDRPRPGFVGDPTAGLYYHPTIVDGVRPDDDLFRHETFGPVVGVTTYRDLDEAIRLGNLPGYGLSAAIYTADAGEAFAFRRGIGAGMVSVNNTTSGAEAHLPFGGNGLSGNGSRQSGIWVLDQFTRWQSVNWDHSGTLQKAQMDVADLTPDLTYRLP from the coding sequence ATGCCGGTCACCGTCACCTCCCGCATCGCCGGAAAACCCGTCGACCAGGGTGAACCGGCCGGCCCCGACGGGTGGTACCGGTCGGTGGACCCGGCCGACACCGGTCAGGTCGTCGCGGACGTGATGCTCGGCACCGCCGACACCTACCTCGCCGCCTGCCGGGCCGCCCGGGACGCCCAGCCCGCGTGGGCCGACGTTCCGGCCCCGGTACGCGGTCGGGCCGTCGGGCACATCGGCCGCCTCGTCGAGGCCAACGCCGAAGCACTCGCCGCCCTGCTCACCCGCGAGATCGGCAAGCCGTACGCCGAGGCGCTGGGCGAGGTCCGCGAGATCGTCGACACCTGCGACTTCTTCCTCGGCGAGGGCCGGCGCCTCTACGGGCAGACCGTCCCGTCCGAGATGCCCGACAAACAGCTCTTCACCTTCCGTAACCCGGTCGGTGTGGTCAATGTCATCACCGCCGGCAACTTCCCGGCCGCCGTTCCGGCCTGGTACGTCGTACCGGCACTGCTCGCCGGCAACACCGTGGTGTGGAAGCCGGCCGAATACGCCGCCGCCACCTCGCTGGCCCTCTACGAGCTGTTCGTGCGGGCCGGGCTGCCGGACGGCGTACTCAACATCGTCTTCGCCGACGGCGGGACGACCTTCGACGGGCTGTCCCGGGCCCTCGACGAACGACTCGTCGACAAGGTCGGCTTCACCGGCTCCAGCGCGGTCGGCGCCCGCATCGGCGAACTCTGCGGCCGGCACCTCCAGACGCCCTGCCTCGAACTGGGCGGCAAGAACCCGATGGTCGTCACCCCGACCGCCGACCTCGACCTGGCCGTACGCGGCGCGCTCTTCTCCGGCTTCGGCACCGCCGGCCAGCGCTGCACCTCACTCGGCACGGTGATCGTCCACGAGACCCGGCACGCCGAGTTCCTGGCCCGGTTCACCGAGGCGGTCGCGGCGGCACCGGTCGGCGACCCGACGGCGGCCGTGGTGTTCGGCCCGCTGATCGACGAGCGGTTCGCCCGCCGGTTCGAGGACTACCTCGGCTGGATCCGGCCGCACCACACGGTCTCCGGATCGCCGCACACCGGCCGGATCACCACCGACCGGCCGCGCCCCGGCTTCGTCGGCGACCCGACCGCGGGCCTCTACTACCACCCGACGATCGTCGACGGCGTACGCCCCGACGACGACCTCTTCCGGCACGAGACGTTCGGTCCGGTGGTCGGGGTGACGACGTACCGGGATCTGGACGAGGCGATCCGACTGGGCAACCTGCCCGGCTACGGCCTGTCGGCGGCGATCTACACCGCCGACGCGGGAGAGGCGTTCGCGTTCCGTCGGGGGATCGGGGCGGGCATGGTCAGCGTCAACAACACGACCTCCGGCGCCGAGGCGCACCTGCCGTTCGGTGGCAACGGACTGTCCGGCAACGGCAGCCGCCAGTCCGGCATCTGGGTCCTCGACCAGTTCACCCGCTGGCAGTCGGTCAACTGGGACCACTCCGGCACGCTGCAGAAGGCCCAGATGGATGTGGCCGATCTGACCCCGGACCTCACCTACCGGCTCCCGTGA
- a CDS encoding type II toxin-antitoxin system PemK/MazF family toxin, giving the protein MTSLWKGVTAKLGKLTGRRDAPAPGAPAAGRTPNGRTIPAARPAPPRNRPTGEVRDGRLLVYAPQLDGQADPGEIVWTWVPYEDDPRQGKDRPVLVVGRKGVTLLGLMLSSQDDRDGQRHWFGLGPGAWDRESRPSWVRLDRVIEVDEDGIRREGAILDRRRFDLVAAELRRDYGWN; this is encoded by the coding sequence ATGACCAGCCTGTGGAAAGGCGTTACGGCCAAGCTCGGCAAGCTCACCGGCCGGCGGGACGCACCCGCGCCCGGGGCGCCGGCGGCCGGCCGGACGCCGAACGGCCGTACGATTCCCGCCGCCCGGCCCGCGCCGCCGCGCAACCGTCCGACCGGGGAGGTCCGGGACGGCCGCCTCCTCGTCTACGCGCCGCAGCTCGACGGGCAGGCGGATCCGGGGGAAATCGTGTGGACGTGGGTGCCCTACGAGGACGACCCGCGGCAGGGCAAGGACCGCCCGGTGCTGGTCGTCGGCCGCAAGGGCGTCACGCTGCTCGGGCTGATGCTGTCCAGCCAGGATGACCGGGACGGGCAGCGGCACTGGTTCGGGCTCGGGCCGGGGGCCTGGGACCGCGAGTCGCGGCCGAGCTGGGTACGCCTGGACCGGGTGATCGAGGTCGACGAGGACGGCATCCGCCGCGAGGGTGCGATCCTCGACCGGCGGCGGTTCGACCTGGTCGCCGCCGAGTTGCGCCGCGACTACGGCTGGAACTGA
- the pepN gene encoding aminopeptidase N, whose translation MPSLSRHEAAVRADLLRVGAYRVDLDLTAGGDGDHFTSTTTVRFACTRPGATTFVELRPASVAEVVLNGRGLDPGTLVDNRLPLDDLRADNELVVRATMTYSRTGEGAHRFTDPDDGEVYVHAQAPLDNAQRIFACFDQPDLKAPLTLTLTTPPDWTARANAAATISTVDEESGTRRWEFAATAPISTYHFTFVAGPWHVRQGGHDGIPLGLLCRRSLAAVLDRDADELLSTTAAFLDRYHELFATRYPFGKYDQAFVPELHSGAVENPGCVTFTEDLLFRSAVTDADRELRTVIVAHEMAHMWFGDLVTMRWWDDIWLSESFAEYMGWRVTAEVTAYRHAWTSFTIRRKSWGYVTDQGPSTHPVAPQGVPDTAHALLNFDGISYAKGAAALRQLIAYVGDDTFLAGIGDYFTAHAFANATLDDLLAALGRAAGRDLTGWARLWLRRAQVNTLRPEVTLDADGRYRSVTVVQTAPPEHPTLRPHRVAVGVYGTDNAPGILLRRCTVDLDPDLDGGRTPVPGLTGTVPGRLLLLNDGDLTYAKVRFDPADTDRLAELLGALDDPLTRALVWTAAIDATRDAELSGARFVALAAAGLPAENTTSVVEEVLRFARDSAATRYLPEPAQPAALASLAATCLDILAHADPGSGRQLAAARWLAACAGPDDTGRLAGWLAGDGVPDGLTVDADLRWTLLYRLVALGAAGETEIADEARRDPQGVEPAARCRAAVATDRAKERAWAAILDDDTRSAHLALAAAQGFWQPGQTGLTAPYVDRYFADLPAMAGRRTPTATARIAVAAYPRYAVSARTEASAAARLGRAGVDPVLRRVVVDATDELRRARAARSVA comes from the coding sequence ATGCCGAGCCTGAGCCGCCACGAGGCAGCCGTCCGCGCCGACCTGCTCCGCGTCGGGGCGTACCGGGTCGATCTGGACCTGACGGCAGGTGGCGACGGCGACCACTTCACCTCGACCACGACGGTGCGCTTCGCCTGCACCCGGCCCGGCGCGACCACGTTCGTGGAACTGCGGCCGGCATCCGTGGCGGAGGTCGTCCTCAACGGGCGCGGCCTCGACCCGGGCACCCTGGTCGACAACCGGCTCCCCCTGGACGACCTGCGGGCCGACAACGAGCTGGTCGTCCGCGCCACGATGACGTACTCCCGGACCGGGGAGGGCGCGCACCGGTTCACCGACCCGGACGACGGCGAGGTCTACGTCCACGCGCAGGCTCCGCTCGACAACGCGCAGCGGATCTTCGCCTGCTTCGACCAGCCCGACCTGAAGGCACCGCTGACCCTGACCCTGACCACCCCGCCGGACTGGACCGCCCGCGCCAACGCCGCCGCCACGATCTCCACTGTGGACGAGGAGAGCGGGACCCGGCGGTGGGAGTTCGCCGCCACCGCGCCGATCTCCACCTACCACTTCACCTTCGTCGCCGGCCCCTGGCACGTGCGGCAGGGCGGACACGACGGCATCCCGCTCGGCCTGCTCTGCCGCCGGTCGCTGGCCGCCGTCCTCGACCGCGACGCCGACGAACTCCTCTCGACCACCGCCGCCTTCCTCGACCGCTACCACGAACTGTTCGCGACGCGGTACCCGTTCGGCAAGTACGACCAGGCGTTCGTGCCCGAACTCCACTCCGGCGCGGTCGAGAACCCGGGCTGCGTCACCTTCACCGAGGACCTGCTCTTCCGGTCGGCCGTCACCGACGCCGACCGCGAACTGCGTACCGTGATCGTCGCCCACGAGATGGCGCACATGTGGTTCGGCGACCTGGTCACCATGCGCTGGTGGGACGACATCTGGCTGAGCGAGTCGTTCGCCGAGTACATGGGCTGGCGGGTCACCGCCGAGGTCACCGCCTACCGGCACGCCTGGACCAGCTTCACCATCCGGCGCAAGAGCTGGGGGTACGTCACCGACCAGGGCCCGTCCACCCACCCGGTCGCCCCGCAGGGCGTCCCCGACACCGCACACGCCCTGCTCAACTTCGACGGCATCTCGTACGCCAAGGGCGCCGCCGCGCTGCGCCAGCTCATCGCGTACGTCGGCGACGACACGTTCCTCGCCGGCATCGGCGACTACTTCACCGCGCACGCCTTCGCCAACGCGACCCTCGACGACCTGCTGGCCGCGCTCGGCCGGGCCGCCGGCCGCGACCTGACCGGCTGGGCGCGGCTGTGGCTGCGCCGCGCCCAGGTCAACACGCTGCGCCCCGAGGTGACCCTGGACGCCGACGGCCGCTACCGGTCGGTGACCGTCGTGCAGACCGCGCCGCCGGAGCATCCGACGCTGCGCCCGCACCGCGTCGCCGTCGGCGTCTACGGCACCGACAACGCCCCCGGCATCCTGCTGCGCCGGTGCACCGTCGACCTCGACCCGGACCTCGACGGTGGCCGGACCCCCGTGCCCGGGCTCACCGGCACCGTGCCCGGCCGGCTGCTGCTGCTCAACGACGGCGACCTGACGTACGCGAAGGTGCGCTTCGACCCGGCGGACACCGACCGGCTGGCGGAGCTGCTCGGCGCGCTCGACGACCCGCTGACCCGCGCGCTGGTCTGGACCGCGGCGATCGACGCCACCCGCGACGCCGAACTGTCCGGGGCGCGGTTCGTGGCGCTCGCCGCCGCCGGACTGCCCGCCGAGAACACGACCTCGGTCGTCGAGGAGGTGCTGCGCTTCGCCCGCGACAGCGCCGCGACCCGCTACCTGCCGGAACCGGCCCAGCCCGCCGCCCTGGCCAGCCTCGCGGCCACCTGCCTCGACATCCTCGCCCACGCCGACCCCGGCAGCGGCCGGCAGCTCGCCGCCGCGCGCTGGCTGGCCGCGTGCGCCGGCCCGGACGACACCGGCCGGCTCGCCGGATGGCTCGCCGGCGACGGGGTACCCGACGGTCTCACCGTCGACGCCGACCTGCGCTGGACGCTGCTGTACCGGCTGGTCGCCCTCGGCGCCGCCGGCGAGACGGAGATCGCCGACGAGGCCCGGCGCGACCCGCAGGGTGTCGAGCCCGCCGCCCGCTGCCGGGCCGCCGTCGCCACCGACCGGGCCAAGGAACGGGCCTGGGCGGCGATCCTCGACGACGACACCCGGTCGGCCCACCTCGCCCTCGCCGCCGCCCAGGGCTTCTGGCAGCCTGGCCAGACCGGGCTGACCGCCCCGTACGTCGACCGCTACTTCGCCGACCTGCCGGCGATGGCCGGCCGGCGGACCCCGACCGCGACCGCCCGGATCGCCGTCGCCGCCTACCCGAGGTACGCGGTGTCGGCGCGGACCGAGGCGTCCGCCGCCGCCCGGCTGGGCCGCGCCGGCGTCGACCCGGTCCTGCGCCGCGTCGTCGTCGACGCCACCGACGAGCTGCGCCGCGCCCGCGCCGCCCGGTCCGTCGCCTGA
- a CDS encoding snapalysin family zinc-dependent metalloprotease: MLRRRVLQAALAVLTALLPVAGIQAATAAPASAEMSAAVRTIYYDASRAGVFATNFAQAAQIWNSRVSNIRLQAGTPASVVIYVDTGWPRAQTTSLGAGRIWMGWQAVNQGYDRTRIATHEWGHILGLPDRRTGLCSDLMSGSSAPVSCTNAQPSTAEANRVQQLFAGSLTAPALVGAGSSGQGVTWTWHGN; the protein is encoded by the coding sequence ATGCTCAGACGACGAGTACTGCAGGCCGCACTCGCGGTCCTGACCGCGCTCCTGCCGGTGGCCGGCATCCAGGCCGCCACCGCCGCACCCGCCTCGGCCGAGATGTCGGCCGCCGTACGCACCATCTACTACGACGCGAGCCGGGCCGGCGTGTTCGCCACCAACTTCGCCCAGGCCGCCCAGATCTGGAACAGCCGGGTCAGCAACATCCGCCTCCAGGCCGGTACCCCGGCCAGCGTGGTCATCTACGTCGACACCGGCTGGCCCCGCGCCCAGACCACGTCGCTCGGCGCCGGACGGATCTGGATGGGCTGGCAGGCGGTCAATCAGGGCTACGACCGGACCCGCATCGCCACCCACGAGTGGGGCCACATCCTCGGCCTGCCCGACCGGCGTACCGGCCTCTGCTCCGACCTGATGTCCGGCAGCAGCGCACCGGTCTCGTGCACCAACGCGCAACCGAGCACCGCCGAGGCGAACCGCGTCCAGCAGCTGTTCGCCGGCTCGCTCACCGCCCCGGCGCTGGTCGGCGCGGGATCGAGCGGACAGGGTGTGACCTGGACCTGGCACGGTAACTGA
- a CDS encoding LysR family transcriptional regulator: MELHRLEHFIAVAERRRFTAAAQRLHLASVQALERELGTSLFERAGTQLSDAGRALLPEAHRVIAAARAARQAVSAARTGRRQTVKVGIPHGLLAPRLLTALAGFRVAHPGVDLTFAGAGERGCADQAEGLRAGRLDVAFLVRAAAGTGLRMHVVATEPVLLATAADHPLGARTPVEVTRLRGEDFVDFPAGWGVRAVVDELFTDAGVERRPVAELADAATALDLVRHRLGVTMVPRSWAARAPDLRYTEPGPRQPMVEIVVATPDSAVPNGPTVDLVAAVLRAAESTP, translated from the coding sequence ATGGAGCTACACCGACTGGAGCACTTCATCGCGGTCGCCGAGCGGCGCCGGTTCACCGCCGCGGCCCAACGGCTCCATCTCGCGTCGGTGCAGGCACTGGAACGGGAGCTGGGCACGTCGCTGTTCGAACGCGCCGGCACCCAGCTCTCCGACGCGGGGCGGGCGCTGCTGCCGGAGGCGCACCGGGTCATCGCCGCCGCCCGCGCCGCCCGGCAGGCCGTCAGCGCCGCCCGGACCGGCCGGCGGCAGACGGTCAAGGTCGGCATCCCGCACGGCCTGCTGGCGCCCCGGCTCCTCACGGCGCTGGCCGGCTTCCGCGTCGCACATCCCGGCGTCGACCTGACCTTCGCCGGTGCCGGTGAGCGCGGCTGCGCCGACCAGGCCGAGGGCCTGCGCGCCGGCCGGCTCGACGTGGCGTTCCTCGTACGCGCCGCGGCCGGCACCGGGCTGCGGATGCACGTCGTGGCGACCGAGCCGGTGCTGCTGGCCACCGCCGCCGACCACCCGCTCGGCGCGCGTACGCCGGTCGAGGTGACGCGGCTGCGTGGCGAGGACTTCGTCGACTTCCCGGCCGGCTGGGGCGTACGGGCGGTGGTCGACGAACTGTTCACCGACGCGGGCGTCGAACGCCGGCCGGTGGCCGAACTCGCCGACGCCGCCACCGCGCTGGACCTGGTCCGGCACCGGCTCGGGGTGACGATGGTGCCCCGGTCGTGGGCGGCCCGGGCGCCCGACCTGCGGTACACCGAACCGGGGCCGCGACAGCCGATGGTCGAGATCGTGGTCGCGACACCCGACAGCGCGGTGCCGAACGGCCCGACGGTCGACCTCGTCGCCGCGGTGCTGCGCGCCGCCGAGTCGACTCCCTGA